In Promicromonospora sp. Populi, one genomic interval encodes:
- a CDS encoding sugar ABC transporter substrate-binding protein — translation MMLTTSSARRKAVPAGLAAALALGLAACAGAGGGGNNDADAEEGGLVELTLATVNNPQMKDMEELKSAFEEEHPDIQVNFVQMEENDLRDAVTKDVATDGGQYDIVTVGSYEVPIWAENGWLTDLTADLEADPDYDVDDLFAPVQDALTVDDSLYAVPFYGESSMLMYNQEIMDEAGITVPEHPTWQEVADIARSVDSDTVDGICLRGKPGWGELFAPLTTVVQTFGGSWYDDEWNAQVDSPEFTEAVQFYIDLVNDAGESDPVSTGFTECLNNVSQGRSAMWVDATVAAGLLEDPETSEVAGQMGYAHAPVVETEESGWLWSWNLAIPETTQNRDAALEFVKWATSKEYHQLVGTELGWSRVPPGARNSTYEIPEYQEAAAAFAPITQDIMLAVNPEQPGVAPQPWTGIQYVTIPEFQDLGNQVSQDLAEVFAGRSELAPVLERAQELAQEAGDAQQ, via the coding sequence ATGATGCTCACCACAAGCAGTGCTCGCCGGAAGGCGGTGCCCGCCGGGCTCGCGGCGGCGCTGGCCCTGGGGCTGGCTGCCTGCGCCGGCGCAGGAGGCGGCGGCAACAACGACGCCGACGCGGAAGAGGGCGGCCTGGTCGAGCTCACGCTCGCCACCGTCAACAACCCGCAGATGAAGGACATGGAGGAGCTGAAGAGCGCCTTCGAGGAAGAGCACCCGGACATCCAGGTCAACTTCGTCCAGATGGAGGAGAACGACCTGCGCGACGCCGTGACGAAGGACGTCGCCACCGACGGCGGCCAGTACGACATCGTCACGGTCGGCTCCTACGAGGTGCCGATCTGGGCCGAGAACGGCTGGCTCACCGACCTCACGGCCGACCTCGAGGCCGACCCCGACTATGACGTCGACGACCTGTTCGCGCCCGTGCAGGACGCCCTCACGGTCGACGACTCCCTCTACGCCGTCCCGTTCTACGGCGAGTCCTCGATGCTCATGTACAACCAGGAGATCATGGACGAGGCCGGGATCACCGTGCCCGAGCACCCGACGTGGCAAGAGGTCGCGGACATCGCGCGGTCGGTCGACTCGGACACGGTCGACGGCATCTGCCTGCGCGGCAAGCCCGGCTGGGGCGAGCTCTTCGCGCCCCTGACCACGGTGGTGCAGACGTTCGGCGGTAGCTGGTACGACGACGAGTGGAACGCCCAGGTCGACTCGCCCGAGTTCACCGAGGCCGTCCAGTTCTACATCGACCTGGTCAACGACGCCGGCGAGTCGGACCCGGTCTCCACCGGGTTCACCGAGTGCCTGAACAACGTGAGCCAGGGCCGGTCCGCCATGTGGGTGGACGCGACGGTCGCCGCGGGCCTGCTGGAGGACCCGGAGACCTCCGAGGTCGCGGGGCAGATGGGCTACGCCCACGCCCCCGTCGTCGAGACCGAGGAGTCCGGCTGGCTCTGGTCCTGGAACCTCGCCATCCCCGAGACCACCCAGAACCGGGACGCGGCGCTGGAGTTCGTCAAGTGGGCCACGAGCAAGGAGTACCACCAGCTCGTCGGCACGGAGCTCGGCTGGAGCCGGGTGCCCCCGGGAGCGCGGAACTCGACCTACGAGATCCCCGAGTACCAGGAGGCCGCCGCGGCCTTCGCCCCGATCACGCAGGACATCATGCTCGCGGTGAACCCGGAGCAGCCGGGTGTGGCGCCGCAGCCGTGGACCGGCATCCAGTACGTGACGATCCCGGAGTTCCAGGACCTCGGTAACCAGGTCTCGCAGGACCTCGCTGAGGTCTTCGCGGGACGCAGCGAGCTCGCGCCCGTGCTCGAACGCGCCCAGGAGCTGGCTCAGGAAGCCGGCGACGCCCAGCAGTAG
- a CDS encoding carbohydrate ABC transporter permease codes for MSAPTTTRPRRAPAGGSAKKHRLAVSRALLWPALATSIILTQVPFVMTIFYSLQSWNLLRPGERGFTGLDNYVSVLRDGSFLSSLGSTVAVTGTSVVLSTLLGMLFAVLLDRNFVGRGVARTLMITPFLVMPAAAALIWKWSIFDAATGMANWGLGLVGLPPVAWNTELPIVTIIAVLTWQYTPFAMLILLAGLQAQNKDVLEAAAVDGAGPIRTFGWITLPHLRQYVEIAVLLASIMLLQVFDPIAIMTRGTGGTKTLSYLLYERAFVGLEVGEAAAYGVMTVLVTIVVASVALRTLFKVFSSEGIGR; via the coding sequence ATGTCCGCTCCGACGACGACGCGCCCCCGACGCGCGCCCGCCGGCGGATCGGCTAAGAAGCACCGCCTGGCCGTCTCGCGCGCCCTGCTCTGGCCCGCGTTGGCCACCTCGATCATCCTCACGCAGGTCCCCTTTGTGATGACGATCTTCTACTCCCTGCAGAGCTGGAACCTGCTCCGGCCCGGAGAGCGGGGATTCACCGGCCTGGACAACTACGTCTCCGTGCTGCGCGACGGGTCGTTCCTGTCGTCGCTCGGCTCGACGGTCGCGGTGACCGGCACCTCGGTGGTGCTCTCGACGCTGCTCGGGATGCTGTTCGCCGTGCTGCTGGACCGCAACTTCGTGGGCCGCGGTGTGGCCCGGACGCTGATGATCACGCCGTTCCTCGTCATGCCCGCCGCCGCGGCCCTGATCTGGAAGTGGTCGATCTTCGACGCCGCCACCGGCATGGCCAACTGGGGCCTCGGGCTGGTCGGCCTGCCGCCCGTGGCATGGAACACCGAGCTCCCGATCGTCACGATCATCGCGGTGCTCACCTGGCAGTACACGCCGTTCGCCATGCTGATCCTCCTGGCCGGGCTGCAGGCGCAGAACAAGGACGTGCTGGAGGCCGCCGCCGTGGACGGCGCGGGGCCGATCCGCACCTTCGGCTGGATCACGCTGCCGCACCTGCGGCAGTACGTCGAGATCGCGGTGCTGCTGGCCTCGATCATGCTGCTCCAGGTCTTCGACCCGATCGCGATCATGACCCGCGGCACGGGCGGCACCAAGACGCTCTCCTACCTGCTCTACGAGCGGGCGTTCGTCGGCCTGGAGGTCGGCGAGGCCGCCGCGTACGGCGTCATGACCGTGCTCGTGACCATCGTCGTGGCCTCGGTAGCCCTGCGGACCCTCTTCAAGGTCTTCTCTTCGGAAGGAATCGGCCGATGA
- a CDS encoding carbohydrate ABC transporter permease, translating to MTRSRLRATLVTAATWVLVLIFFFPVAWMVFTAFKPERQAATVPPTFFPALTLDQFEAVFNRDMLPYLINSFSASVGSTLLVLVLAVPAAYALSIRPVINVRDALFFFISTRFMPVAASIIPIYLLLQAVGGLDNITWLTILYVGVNLPIAVWMMRSFLAEVPREILEAAQLDGARLGTEIFRVVLPLVMPGIAAAGLICFIFAWNEFFLANLLTAQVARTTPPFLTSFVDGRGQFLAVLSAAATVAIIPVVLAGWIAQKQLVRGLAMGAIK from the coding sequence ATGACACGCTCGCGCCTGCGCGCAACCCTCGTGACCGCGGCCACCTGGGTGCTCGTGCTCATCTTCTTCTTCCCCGTGGCGTGGATGGTGTTCACGGCCTTCAAGCCGGAACGCCAGGCCGCAACGGTGCCGCCCACGTTCTTCCCCGCCCTCACGCTCGACCAGTTCGAAGCCGTCTTCAACCGGGACATGCTGCCGTACCTGATCAACTCGTTCAGCGCGAGCGTCGGGTCCACCCTCCTGGTCCTCGTGCTGGCCGTCCCGGCCGCCTACGCGCTGAGCATCCGGCCGGTCATCAACGTCCGCGACGCGCTCTTCTTCTTCATCTCGACGCGGTTCATGCCGGTCGCCGCCTCGATCATCCCGATCTACCTGCTGCTGCAGGCCGTGGGCGGGCTCGACAACATCACCTGGCTGACCATCCTCTACGTCGGCGTGAACCTGCCGATCGCCGTCTGGATGATGCGATCGTTCCTCGCCGAGGTGCCGCGCGAGATCCTCGAAGCGGCCCAGCTCGACGGCGCCCGGCTGGGCACCGAGATCTTCCGCGTGGTGCTGCCGCTGGTCATGCCCGGCATCGCCGCGGCCGGCCTGATCTGCTTCATCTTCGCGTGGAACGAGTTCTTCCTCGCGAACCTCCTGACCGCACAGGTCGCCCGCACCACCCCGCCGTTCCTCACCAGCTTCGTCGACGGCCGCGGCCAGTTCCTCGCGGTTCTGTCGGCGGCGGCGACCGTCGCGATCATCCCGGTGGTGCTCGCCGGCTGGATCGCGCAGAAGCAGCTCGTCCGCGGCCTCGCGATGGGAGCGATCAAGTGA
- a CDS encoding mannitol dehydrogenase family protein: MTLTAPYDRAGIEVGIVHLGVGGFHRAHQALAIDELLRRGEAREWGICGVGLLPGDAAMRDALHAQDGLYTLVTKHPDGALDARVVGSLVEYLFAPDDPEAVLERLAHPATRIVSLTITEGGYNFDQVTGEFDATAPAVAADARPGAEPTTVFGYVVEALARRRARGVPPFTVMSCDNVQGNGELARTVFSAFAALRDPELGEWVHNSVAFPSSMVDRITPVTTDEDRALVRERFGIEDRWPVVAEPFFQWVLEDRFPLGRPRFEDAGVQVVADVEPYELMKLRLLNASHQAIAYFGWLSGYRYAHEAVDDPVVAAFVRDFMDREATPTLRPVPGVDLDEYKTTLVERFGNPAVRDTLARLCMETSDRIPKFLVPVVREQLRAGGEITRSAAIVASWARYAEGIDEQGMPIDVVDRLADELVPLARSQRDDPLAFLRYPALFGSLVDEPRFVEAYLDALGSLHRVGAHATLEALVGAAPTRG, encoded by the coding sequence GTGACCCTGACGGCCCCCTACGACCGCGCCGGGATCGAGGTGGGGATCGTCCACCTCGGCGTCGGCGGCTTCCATCGCGCGCACCAGGCGCTCGCGATCGACGAGCTGCTGCGCCGCGGCGAAGCCCGCGAGTGGGGCATCTGCGGCGTCGGGCTGCTGCCCGGCGACGCCGCGATGCGCGACGCGCTGCACGCACAGGACGGCCTGTACACGCTGGTGACCAAGCACCCCGACGGCGCTCTCGACGCGCGGGTGGTCGGCAGCCTCGTGGAGTACCTGTTCGCGCCGGACGATCCGGAGGCCGTGCTGGAGCGCCTCGCCCACCCGGCGACCCGCATCGTGTCGCTGACCATCACCGAGGGCGGCTACAACTTCGACCAGGTCACCGGCGAGTTCGATGCGACGGCGCCCGCCGTCGCCGCCGATGCCCGCCCGGGGGCCGAGCCGACCACGGTGTTCGGCTATGTCGTCGAGGCCCTGGCCCGACGCCGGGCGCGCGGCGTGCCGCCCTTCACCGTGATGTCCTGCGACAACGTGCAGGGTAACGGCGAGCTGGCGCGCACCGTCTTCTCGGCCTTCGCCGCCCTGCGCGACCCGGAGCTGGGCGAGTGGGTGCACAACTCCGTGGCGTTCCCCAGCTCGATGGTGGACCGCATCACGCCCGTGACCACCGACGAGGACCGCGCGCTGGTCCGCGAGCGTTTCGGCATCGAGGACCGCTGGCCGGTGGTGGCCGAGCCGTTCTTCCAGTGGGTGCTGGAGGACCGGTTCCCGCTGGGCCGGCCGCGGTTCGAGGACGCGGGGGTGCAGGTCGTCGCGGACGTGGAGCCGTACGAGCTGATGAAGCTGCGGCTGCTCAACGCGAGTCATCAGGCCATCGCCTACTTCGGGTGGCTGAGCGGCTACCGGTACGCGCACGAGGCGGTTGACGACCCGGTGGTGGCGGCGTTCGTGCGCGACTTCATGGACCGGGAGGCGACGCCGACGCTACGGCCGGTGCCGGGGGTTGACCTCGACGAGTACAAGACGACGCTCGTCGAACGGTTCGGCAACCCGGCCGTGCGTGACACGCTCGCGCGGCTGTGCATGGAGACGTCGGACCGCATCCCGAAGTTCCTGGTGCCAGTCGTGCGCGAGCAGCTCCGCGCGGGCGGCGAGATCACCCGGTCGGCGGCGATCGTCGCGAGCTGGGCGCGCTACGCCGAGGGGATTGACGAGCAGGGCATGCCGATCGACGTGGTCGACCGGCTCGCGGACGAGCTGGTGCCGCTCGCCCGGTCGCAGCGGGACGATCCGCTGGCCTTCTTGCGGTACCCGGCGCTGTTCGGGTCGCTCGTGGACGAGCCGCGTTTTGTCGAGGCGTACCTCGACGCGCTCGGCTCGCTGCACCGGGTCGGGGCGCACGCGACGCTGGAGGCGCTGGTGGGGGCGGCGCCGACGCGGGGTTGA
- a CDS encoding SMP-30/gluconolactonase/LRE family protein: MTVTRIRAQWERRDERFAAVNGDEYIKVLFDEGSWLEGPAYSPAWRTLLFSDIPEDRVLAWDEATGGVGVWRSPGGYANGRTIDRAGRMLQCEQGTRAVTRTEPDGSVTVLANSWQGKRFNSPNDLVERSDGSVWFTDPDYGIQSDYEGFRATPEIGGCHVYRWDPDGSVTRVADDFVRPNGLAFSADEQTLYIVDTPRKHLRRFDVGPDLSLSGGEVLGTSDAGGFDGVRVDDAGRLWVAAHDGLHCFDPDGTLLGKLLLPEVCSNLTFGGPKRNVLFVTASNLLLSIRVNVTGIR, from the coding sequence GTGACCGTGACCAGGATCCGCGCCCAGTGGGAACGCCGCGACGAGCGGTTCGCCGCCGTCAACGGGGACGAGTACATCAAGGTGCTCTTCGACGAAGGCAGCTGGCTCGAAGGGCCGGCCTACTCGCCGGCCTGGCGCACCCTGCTGTTCAGCGACATCCCCGAGGACCGGGTGCTCGCCTGGGACGAGGCGACCGGCGGCGTCGGCGTCTGGCGCAGCCCGGGCGGCTACGCCAACGGCCGCACGATCGACCGTGCGGGCCGGATGCTCCAGTGCGAGCAGGGCACCCGGGCGGTGACACGCACCGAGCCCGACGGCTCGGTCACCGTGCTGGCCAACAGCTGGCAGGGCAAGCGGTTCAACAGCCCCAACGACCTGGTCGAGCGCAGCGACGGGAGCGTCTGGTTCACCGATCCGGACTACGGCATCCAGAGCGACTACGAGGGCTTCCGTGCCACGCCGGAGATCGGTGGCTGCCACGTCTACCGCTGGGACCCGGACGGGTCGGTCACCCGGGTCGCCGACGACTTCGTCCGCCCCAACGGCCTGGCCTTCTCCGCAGACGAGCAAACGCTCTACATCGTCGACACCCCACGCAAGCACCTGCGGCGCTTCGACGTGGGACCGGACCTTTCCCTGTCCGGCGGCGAGGTGCTCGGCACCTCCGACGCGGGCGGCTTCGACGGCGTAAGGGTCGACGACGCCGGCCGACTCTGGGTGGCCGCCCACGACGGCCTGCACTGCTTCGACCCCGACGGCACCCTGCTGGGCAAGCTGCTGCTGCCCGAGGTGTGCTCGAACCTCACCTTCGGTGGCCCCAAGCGCAACGTGCTGTTCGTGACCGCCTCGAACCTGCTCCTGTCGATCCGGGTCAACGTGACGGGCATCCGCTAG
- a CDS encoding cysteine hydrolase family protein produces MTDGGTPVDGGAGAVGHDAALVVIDMQDVFARPSSPWAAPAYPSALAGTRRLLPAFAGRTVLTRYVAPKVPDGAWRTYFDEWPFALVPEDDPIYDIAGLADAVTAGAPVVSRATFGKWGPELDAATRGAGELVLVGVATDCCVLSTALAAADAGRRVLVVADACAGSTAENHERALEVMRLYAPLIEVTTVAEVLAAG; encoded by the coding sequence ATGACGGACGGCGGAACGCCGGTCGACGGCGGAGCAGGCGCCGTCGGGCACGATGCCGCCCTGGTCGTGATCGACATGCAGGACGTCTTCGCGCGCCCGTCCAGCCCCTGGGCCGCCCCCGCCTACCCGAGCGCGCTCGCGGGCACCCGCCGTCTGCTCCCCGCATTCGCGGGCCGCACGGTCCTCACCAGGTACGTCGCCCCCAAGGTGCCCGACGGCGCCTGGCGCACCTACTTCGACGAGTGGCCGTTCGCGCTCGTGCCCGAGGACGACCCGATCTACGACATCGCCGGCCTGGCCGACGCCGTGACCGCCGGGGCGCCCGTCGTCTCCCGCGCCACGTTCGGCAAGTGGGGGCCGGAGCTCGACGCCGCCACGCGCGGGGCCGGCGAGCTGGTGCTGGTGGGCGTCGCCACCGACTGCTGCGTGCTCTCGACGGCGCTCGCCGCCGCCGATGCGGGCCGCCGGGTCCTGGTCGTCGCGGACGCCTGCGCGGGCTCGACGGCTGAGAACCACGAGCGCGCCCTGGAGGTAATGCGGCTCTACGCACCGCTGATCGAGGTCACGACGGTCGCAGAGGTGCTCGCCGCCGGCTGA
- a CDS encoding cytosine permease — protein sequence MSAPGSVETNALNTIDETERRGSPRNLFWPWFGANVSVLGLGYGSYLLGFGVSFWQATVIGVVGIVVSFLFCGFISLAGKRGSAPTMVLSRAAFGVRGNKLPALLSWILTVGWETVLVALATLATSTVLSTLGWGGGTITQVVALVVVAGIVVVAGIFGFDLVMRLQVVITVLTAVLTVVYIFLVAGHVDWAAVSALPAGGGPQVIGGLVFMMTGFGLGWVNMAADYSRYLPRSASGPRIVGWTTLGASLAPVVLLVFGLLLAGSDPALNEAIGADPIGALSTILPTWFLIPFAIVALAGLIGGAALDIYSSGLALLSLGLPAPRWVAAAIDGALMIVGAIYVVFVADSFIGPFQGFLITLGVPVAAWCGVLLADILLRRRDYTDADLYSASGRYGSVNWVAVLLVLGGTAIGWGLVTNTYAPWLGWQGYLLGPLGGSDGAWAGANLGVLVALVLGFAGTLLLSAGAVRRQEER from the coding sequence ATGAGCGCCCCCGGTAGCGTCGAGACCAACGCCCTGAACACCATCGACGAGACGGAACGGCGCGGGTCGCCGCGCAACCTCTTCTGGCCCTGGTTCGGGGCCAACGTGTCGGTGCTCGGGCTGGGCTACGGCTCCTACCTGCTCGGGTTCGGCGTGTCGTTCTGGCAGGCAACCGTGATCGGCGTGGTCGGCATAGTGGTGTCGTTCCTGTTCTGCGGGTTCATCTCGCTGGCCGGCAAGCGCGGGTCGGCACCGACCATGGTGCTGTCGCGGGCCGCGTTCGGCGTGCGGGGCAACAAGCTGCCCGCCTTGCTGTCCTGGATCCTCACCGTGGGCTGGGAGACGGTGCTGGTGGCGCTGGCCACGCTCGCGACGTCGACAGTGCTTAGCACGCTGGGCTGGGGCGGCGGCACGATCACGCAGGTCGTGGCCCTCGTCGTCGTGGCGGGCATCGTGGTGGTCGCCGGCATCTTCGGGTTCGACCTGGTGATGCGGCTGCAGGTGGTCATCACGGTGCTGACGGCCGTGCTCACCGTGGTCTACATCTTCCTGGTCGCCGGCCACGTCGACTGGGCGGCGGTCTCCGCGCTCCCGGCCGGGGGCGGGCCGCAGGTGATCGGCGGGCTCGTGTTCATGATGACCGGGTTCGGCCTGGGCTGGGTCAACATGGCGGCCGACTACTCGCGCTACCTGCCGCGCTCCGCCTCCGGCCCGAGGATCGTCGGCTGGACCACCCTGGGCGCCTCGCTCGCCCCCGTGGTGCTGCTGGTGTTCGGCCTGCTGCTCGCAGGCTCCGACCCGGCGCTCAACGAGGCGATCGGCGCCGACCCGATCGGCGCCCTGTCCACGATCCTGCCCACGTGGTTCCTGATCCCGTTCGCCATCGTGGCCCTGGCCGGGCTGATCGGCGGCGCGGCGCTCGACATCTACTCCTCCGGGCTCGCGCTGCTGTCCCTGGGGCTGCCCGCGCCTCGCTGGGTGGCGGCAGCGATCGACGGCGCGCTGATGATCGTCGGCGCGATCTACGTGGTGTTCGTCGCCGACTCGTTCATCGGCCCGTTCCAGGGCTTCCTCATAACGCTCGGCGTGCCGGTCGCCGCGTGGTGCGGCGTGCTGCTCGCCGACATCCTGCTGCGCCGCCGCGACTACACCGACGCCGACCTGTACTCCGCCTCCGGCCGGTACGGGTCCGTGAACTGGGTCGCCGTGCTCCTGGTCCTGGGCGGCACCGCGATCGGCTGGGGTCTGGTCACCAACACCTACGCGCCGTGGCTCGGCTGGCAGGGCTACCTGCTCGGCCCGCTCGGTGGGTCCGACGGCGCCTGGGCGGGCGCCAACCTCGGCGTGCTCGTCGCCCTGGTCCTCGGGTTCGCCGGCACGCTCCTGCTGAGCGCCGGCGCGGTGCGCCGCCAGGAGGAGCGATGA
- a CDS encoding C40 family peptidase, whose protein sequence is MTTRTPGRHRAARRAITPLTPISRAASRGLSSAARRGALVAAGSGLVVSLLGVPATAAPAEDPSTNTAELKAVKDAVQAAAREANTTVPAELTTAKVDTAPAVKVAADSEFELETGTIKVTPAPEPEPEPEPEPVVAEEAVAEEAAAVAPAASNSAIVDIAMQYLGVPYVWGGSTPAGFDCSGFTSYVYAQVGVSLPHSSSAQRDVGTQVSAAEAQPGDLIWSPGHVAIYAGDGMQIEAPVPGETVRYSSIWQSSPVFLRVG, encoded by the coding sequence GTGACTACACGCACGCCTGGGCGCCATCGTGCTGCCCGCAGAGCTATCACCCCCCTGACCCCCATCTCTCGCGCTGCCAGCCGTGGTCTGTCCAGCGCAGCCCGCCGTGGCGCGCTCGTCGCGGCCGGTTCGGGCCTTGTCGTCTCGCTGCTCGGCGTCCCCGCGACCGCCGCGCCGGCTGAGGACCCCAGCACGAACACCGCAGAGCTCAAGGCCGTCAAGGACGCCGTGCAGGCGGCCGCCCGGGAGGCGAACACCACGGTGCCCGCCGAGCTGACCACCGCGAAGGTCGACACCGCGCCTGCCGTGAAGGTGGCCGCCGACAGCGAGTTCGAGCTGGAGACCGGCACCATCAAGGTGACGCCGGCGCCCGAGCCGGAGCCGGAGCCGGAGCCTGAGCCCGTCGTGGCTGAGGAAGCCGTGGCTGAGGAAGCCGCCGCCGTGGCCCCGGCCGCGTCCAACTCGGCGATCGTCGACATCGCCATGCAGTACCTCGGCGTCCCGTACGTCTGGGGCGGCTCCACCCCTGCCGGGTTCGACTGCTCCGGCTTCACGTCCTACGTCTACGCCCAGGTCGGCGTCAGCCTGCCGCACTCCTCCTCGGCGCAGCGCGACGTCGGCACCCAGGTCTCCGCGGCCGAGGCCCAGCCGGGCGACCTGATCTGGAGCCCCGGCCACGTCGCCATCTACGCGGGCGACGGCATGCAGATCGAGGCTCCGGTCCCCGGCGAGACCGTGCGTTACTCGTCGATCTGGCAGTCCAGCCCGGTCTTCCTCCGCGTCGGCTGA
- a CDS encoding FAD-binding oxidoreductase has protein sequence MNSALETLRRGFGGDIIEPGGAEYESASRSVLTTGSPAYVLRPKTVEDVRAAVGFAGGSGLALSVRGGGHSFPGFGTNHGGVVIDLSELADIEVVDDERHLVRIGGGATWGQVATALAAHGLAISSGDTRSVGVGGLTLSGGIGWKVRKYGLALDNLVAAEVVIADGEVVTASAEQNPDLFWAIRGGGGNFGVVTAFEFAAHPTTDVFFGKVTFPAAEAGAVLQGWADYLRTAPEELTSIASLANPFAGGPEAPVEIHVAFDGDDAELADRALDPIRRLGTVLDDDVALTPYADILEEGATPPPGIQLVARNGFVERESVPETLRILAEVGTSPGSPLIAVRGVGGAVSKVPDDATAYPHRRAELMVVTLTGGPQPVVEAARPGLDAIWGRLAPQLSGAYANFLSTATEDDVAAVYPAKTYHRLAGIKRRYDPENLFAGNHNVLPE, from the coding sequence ATGAACTCAGCGCTCGAAACTCTTCGCCGCGGCTTCGGCGGCGACATCATCGAGCCCGGCGGAGCCGAGTACGAGTCGGCCAGTCGCTCGGTGCTGACTACGGGTAGCCCGGCGTATGTCCTGCGGCCCAAGACGGTCGAGGACGTGCGGGCGGCTGTCGGATTCGCCGGCGGCTCGGGGCTCGCCCTGTCAGTGCGCGGCGGCGGCCACAGCTTTCCGGGCTTCGGCACCAATCACGGCGGCGTCGTGATCGACCTGAGCGAGCTCGCGGACATCGAGGTCGTCGACGACGAACGTCACCTCGTGCGGATCGGCGGCGGCGCCACCTGGGGCCAGGTCGCGACGGCACTGGCCGCGCACGGCCTGGCGATCTCCTCGGGCGACACCCGGAGCGTCGGCGTCGGCGGGCTGACGCTGAGCGGCGGAATCGGCTGGAAGGTACGGAAGTACGGCCTGGCCCTGGACAACTTGGTCGCCGCTGAGGTGGTCATCGCCGACGGCGAGGTCGTGACCGCGAGCGCCGAGCAGAACCCGGACCTGTTCTGGGCGATCCGCGGTGGCGGCGGCAACTTCGGTGTCGTGACCGCCTTCGAGTTCGCGGCGCACCCGACGACCGACGTCTTCTTCGGCAAGGTCACCTTCCCGGCGGCGGAGGCCGGTGCCGTGCTCCAGGGCTGGGCGGACTACCTCCGTACCGCCCCGGAGGAGCTCACGTCCATCGCGAGCCTCGCCAACCCGTTCGCCGGCGGCCCCGAGGCTCCGGTCGAGATCCACGTCGCCTTCGACGGCGACGACGCAGAGCTCGCGGACCGGGCGCTGGACCCGATCCGCCGGCTCGGGACGGTCCTGGACGACGACGTCGCGCTGACGCCGTACGCGGACATCCTCGAAGAGGGCGCGACGCCGCCGCCCGGCATCCAGCTTGTCGCCCGGAACGGGTTCGTCGAGCGGGAGTCGGTGCCCGAGACCCTGCGGATCCTCGCCGAGGTCGGGACGTCGCCGGGGTCGCCGCTGATCGCCGTCCGCGGGGTGGGTGGTGCGGTGTCCAAGGTCCCGGACGATGCGACCGCCTATCCGCACCGCAGAGCGGAGCTGATGGTCGTGACCCTCACCGGTGGTCCGCAGCCGGTCGTCGAGGCGGCTCGTCCGGGCCTGGACGCGATCTGGGGGCGGCTCGCCCCCCAGCTCAGCGGCGCCTACGCGAACTTCCTCTCGACGGCCACCGAGGATGACGTCGCAGCGGTCTACCCCGCCAAGACGTACCACCGGCTGGCGGGGATCAAGCGTCGGTACGACCCCGAGAACCTGTTCGCGGGCAACCACAACGTGCTGCCGGAGTAG
- a CDS encoding RNA polymerase sigma-70 factor: protein MAGTSQAAPDPATEAFVAHRNLLFTIAYEMLGSAADAEDVLQETWLRWAGVDLDSVREPRAYLIRITTRQALTRLRTLGRRKESYVGPWLPEPLLTAPDVAEDVELADSVSMAMLLVLETLAPTERAVFVLREVFALDYDEIADAVDKKPAAIRQIAHRARAHIAARRPRGVASAAETRSVLAAFRGAVETGDLQSLLDVLAPDVVLLSDGGGVVPAALEPLVGADGVAFVLGRIPDVAVLEPAQVNGYPALIVRVEGKISTVLAVRIDNSLVTGLYAVRNPDKLSHMERETLLSR, encoded by the coding sequence ATGGCAGGCACGTCCCAGGCCGCACCCGACCCCGCCACCGAGGCGTTCGTCGCCCACCGCAACCTGCTGTTCACGATCGCCTACGAGATGCTGGGCTCCGCCGCCGACGCCGAGGACGTTCTGCAGGAGACGTGGCTGCGGTGGGCGGGCGTCGACCTCGATTCGGTGCGGGAGCCCCGGGCGTACCTGATCCGGATCACCACCCGGCAGGCGCTGACCCGGCTGCGCACGCTCGGCCGGCGCAAGGAGTCGTATGTCGGCCCCTGGTTGCCGGAGCCGCTGCTCACCGCGCCCGACGTCGCCGAGGACGTCGAGCTGGCCGACAGCGTCTCGATGGCGATGCTGCTGGTGCTGGAGACGCTCGCACCGACCGAGCGGGCGGTATTTGTGCTGCGGGAGGTGTTTGCCCTGGACTACGACGAGATCGCGGACGCCGTCGACAAGAAGCCGGCGGCGATCCGCCAGATCGCTCACCGGGCGCGAGCACACATCGCGGCGCGCCGACCGCGCGGGGTCGCCTCCGCCGCCGAGACCCGCAGCGTGCTCGCAGCGTTCCGGGGGGCGGTCGAGACGGGCGACCTGCAGAGCCTGCTCGACGTCCTCGCGCCCGACGTCGTGCTGCTGAGCGACGGCGGCGGCGTGGTGCCGGCCGCTCTGGAGCCCCTCGTGGGCGCCGATGGTGTGGCGTTCGTGCTGGGCCGGATCCCCGACGTGGCGGTGCTGGAGCCGGCGCAGGTCAACGGCTACCCGGCGCTGATCGTCCGGGTCGAGGGCAAGATCAGCACCGTCCTGGCGGTGCGCATCGACAACAGCCTCGTCACCGGGCTCTACGCGGTGCGCAACCCCGACAAGCTGTCGCACATGGAGCGGGAGACCTTGCTGAGCCGCTGA